The Alkalihalophilus pseudofirmus nucleotide sequence CGCCTCGGTTGACAGCATTATTACGTTAATCCATCGTCATTGCGCCTCTTCACTTCACTACCACCATCTCACCACAAAAACAGCTGCCCTCACCGAAGGCAGCTGTTCCATATTAAATCTCAATAATAATCGGGATAATCATCGGCTTACGCTTTGTTTTGGAGAAGAGAAATTCGCCAACTGACTTTTTAATCTGCTGCTTAATTGCTTTCCACTCCATTTTGTTCTCTTCGCGCAGCTCAGCAATACTCTGCTTGATGCGTTGGTTCACTTCATTCATCAGTGCTTCAGATTCTTTTACATACACGAATCCACGTGAGATCGTATCTGGATCTGAGATTAATTCTTTTTTGGATTTGCTCATGGTCAGCACAACAACGAGCATCCCGTCCTCAGAAAGCTGTTTGCGGTCTCTCAGAATTAAGTTCCCAACATCACCGACACCCATGCCGTCCACATATGTATGTCCTGCGTGGACTTTTCTTGTTTGACGGGCTTCTTGATTTTTGATATCAACCACATCTCCATTTTTCAAAATGAATGTATGGCCTTCTTGTACCCCGACTGATTCAGCTAACTGTTGATGCTTGTACAACATCCGGTATTCGCCGTGGATCGGGATGAAATATTTTGGCCGCATGAAGCTGAGCATTAATTTTAAGTCCTCTTGATATCCATGACCTGAAACATGCATTCCCGTTGTGACACCTGATCCATAGATGACATTTGCACCTAAAGCAAATAAGTTATCGACTATCGTCGTGACGCTTCGCTCGTTTCCTGGGATCGGACCCGCTGCTAAAATTACTGTATCCCCGTGAAGGACATCGACTCCTCTAAAATTGCCAGTTGAGAGCCGGGAAAGAGCTGCCATCGGCTCCCCTTGGCTCCCGGTACAGAGAATGGCCACTTTTTCTGGAGGAAAGTCATTAATTTGCTTTTGATCAATCAACATCTCGTCAGGAACCGCTAAGTACCCTCTTTCTATCGCCACTCCCACCACATTCACCATACTGCGGCCAATCAGAGCTAATTTCCTGTTGGTTAGTATAGCAGCTTGGACAACTTGCTGCACGCGGCTGACATTTGAGGCAAACGTAGACACAAAGACTTTACCCTCTGCATCCATGAAGGCCTTTTCTAAATGATGCCCGACCATTTGCTCGGACGGCGTTAAGCCGGGTCTTTCGGCATTTGTACTTTCCGATAGTAAAAGCATGACCCCCTC carries:
- a CDS encoding ribonuclease J, with translation MNGDQLSVYALGGLHEVGKNMYVIEFGQEIVVVDCGNKFPDETLLGIDLIIPDIHYLIENQERVKALIVTHGHEDHIGGIPFFLKKLNVPVYATRFTLGLIELKLTEHKILRETELIEIQADSVITFEEIKIEFFKVNHSIPDCLGIVFRTPEGTIVHTGDFKFDLTPVNQQHSDIHRMAEIGKEGVMLLLSESTNAERPGLTPSEQMVGHHLEKAFMDAEGKVFVSTFASNVSRVQQVVQAAILTNRKLALIGRSMVNVVGVAIERGYLAVPDEMLIDQKQINDFPPEKVAILCTGSQGEPMAALSRLSTGNFRGVDVLHGDTVILAAGPIPGNERSVTTIVDNLFALGANVIYGSGVTTGMHVSGHGYQEDLKLMLSFMRPKYFIPIHGEYRMLYKHQQLAESVGVQEGHTFILKNGDVVDIKNQEARQTRKVHAGHTYVDGMGVGDVGNLILRDRKQLSEDGMLVVVLTMSKSKKELISDPDTISRGFVYVKESEALMNEVNQRIKQSIAELREENKMEWKAIKQQIKKSVGEFLFSKTKRKPMIIPIIIEI